The genomic DNA agaaaacaatttaaaacacGCATATTATTTCAAGGTCAAAACGATACtcgttttacatatatttcttacatttcTTATGCATTCATGAATAAAACGGTTTCatgttataatgtatatatataattaaaattcaaatgaaattccgtttaaacaaaaaaatgttgaaatttctatagttacgataatgaaaaattttcagaattataaaattcttataagattataatcattaaaagaataatagcatgattttatatattatttttaccatattatatagtttattttaactattacctttttaaaattcttgaaattaaaatcaaatttaatgagAAGTAAGTCAACGAATAGAGCAGACACTGAAATTCTCAAACTTATACGTTCACACTTCAACAGAAACTGAGGTTTTAAGGACATGAAAGGTCACTACTTTCTAATGCGCTTGAACCTTTTGGCTAGTTTTCAACGCAAAACAGATAGTATTCTATTaccaacttttattttaaaaattaaattaaagatcgattgaaataaatttaaattattattatacaattattttaaataaaatacaatattgttaaataaaaatgaaaaagaatattaaatacaatttatttttagcaatacatcaattatattatttatttaaaataattgaaataactaaaagaaaaagaactagAATAAGACTGCtacataatgaataatattacaggaatatttttttataatatgaatgtaaattaatcaaaatatataaaatattttttacaaaatgaatttttgttaaCTAATGTAGAaaactttaatgaaatatgtcaattttcaataatttgtataataattaaacgctctctatttagaatattttctgtttttaatttttattatttcgacttttttgttcatttttgttattttgatttttttttttattagaatataggATATtaggatttatattttatatatatatacaaataatttacatatcgataacttaatatatatgttatttatataatagtaaatacaATAGATATTATCCTTAAATATCTTGtaactaaataatttaaatgttgaaTACACTAAATAAAGTACTTAGTTTatcatgttatttaatatttttttatttttcataatttttgttaaaactaTCGGTATATACTATGCCAAGTGAAATAAGTGAATTTAATGACGAACCGGTTTCAATATCTTATAACGAAAATGTTGAaaggtaaatattaatataggtTAAtagattgtttttaaatatataagtaatctaatacaattatatttatatgtttaatatatatattttctcttatatggtaatattttatatattattttataataatagcattaaataattaaaccattaacaaataatatattctattttattattttatatatacatgcttcttatttcgatatttaactaatttttttaatatatatatatttatattatattatatatatttcagaattaCAGGTATTAAccataaaaaatttggaattccTGTCCATATCTTAAAACATAGACAACAATTTTGGGATGAATTGTTTTATAGATATTCAGAACaagtatgaattatattttaatttattttattttattttaatatatatatttatttatatgtaatagttttttctaatcactaatataataataatatatttataattgtttataatttgtttcagTCATCTGATGAAACtgtattgaatatttcatcattaaaaCCTGTTGAAAGTGAATCTATATTAATAGATCAAATTTATAGAAAGGAATATAAACcattcaatataatacaatattggGTAAATACTGGTTATTTACCTTATAAGAAACTTTATATAGACAAAAACACACAATCTGATATTGAATTATCTCATTCAAATGAAGTATGTTTAAGTTCATCACATAAGTCTTCTAGTAGCTCAGTTGATACTGCTACATATATTTTGTCAAATATGAATACaactaataaaatagaaactaTGGCTATTATAGAAGGAGCAAAACATAAtgcaatagaaaatatagaaaatactgaaaatactgaaaatactgaaaaattacaaattactgCTAATAATAtgcatgaaaaaaataatgaacatactgaaaataataatggtaatGATCAACAATATTGCATGTTAAATGAAACTCATAAAGTGTTAAATCATGTATTACAAGagcaaaatatagatatagaaaaaaatatatcacaatTGCAGAAAAATGTAGATCTTAATAATGATGACACAGTTGATAtgcatgataaattaattaataataatttaaataaaaattcttgtattgaacaaaattcatcaaatataacaaacagTCTTGAATTGCAAAATAGCATTATAAAAAgacatcgaaaaaaattatatactggTAGAAATTCGCCAGTTGATCTTATTAACAtaagaagtaataataaaaacacaatatttcaatcaaaacGAAATTTACATCCTGCATTAGATTTTGAATGTACattatcaaaaagatataaaatttggaaaaaaagaaaaagtcaattttctatatataataaatatcttatgaaTAATACACAATTTAATACTTCAAGccttaaaaaacaaagaaaaagatcaaaattaagaaaaacatcaataaaaaatgatgaaactaTTTGTATGAATAACAATACTATtcaaaagaattcaaaaataaatcgacAATCAATGAAATGTAACATTGATCAAAGTATAAATAGAGTTCCatcaattaatgatttaacaaatataaaaaacaaatttaatgaattaattaattatgaagaaaaaataaatgtagaaCAACATAAAGAAACTAAtgatataacgaaaaaaataaatttaaatccaataatttatctaaCGCGATTATCAAAagatgatattgaaaaatataaaggatcgggaaaatcaaaagaaaacattaattcaattcaattatcaatcaataatcaaaAGCATAAGAAATTAagtgaaatgataaaattaaagaatttaactGTTTGTTTAACACGTTTATCAACACTTgatattgagaaatataaaaaatcaaaaaatgtattaccaaaaataataaattcaaatttaaatgtttgttTAGAACAATTAccagaaattgaaattcagaaatataaaaatattaataataaagaattaagtaaaaatgatttaatatcaaGATCTATTCAATcacataatgataatataaatattcataaatttgttCAACGTAATACATTAAACTGtgtttattctaataatgatTCTGGTACTAATTcttatagtaatattaatttaataacagaaGATACCAATAGTGATCAAAGtactgttttaatttataaatgtagtaATACATCGTTTGATTTGTCTAGCTCTTTATCTGTATTGTCAGAAACCAGTtctcaatttgatttttcaaaaactttcgatagttatattttaaaatcaaaagaaagaatgaaatcaaatgaaaaagaaagaaaaaataaagtatttagtaaaaaaataaatacaacagaaaaaagtgttaaaaataaaataggaagAACAAGTGATAAAAATCAACCAAATCatattgttgataaaaataaatataatataaaaaataaaaaacttagtaatataaatgattcttGTAAGAaaagttcaaatataaataaaaatatatttttaaatgaaaatgtacATCAGAATATAAACAGTATAACTTTATCTTCCAATAAATCAGAAATAAGTTCTGAAAGTAGTAACATATATACAAGTAATAAGAAGAAGAGACCACGTGTTGTCTCTTCTGATGAAGAAGATTTTGTACATTGTTTAAAAGAtacacaaaaattgaaattaaaacattataaaatgttaaatcaaaatttaaataatatgaataaaaaaacaagaaaaaatataataaaatattcaaatttaaatacttcATTAAATGAACCAGAACTTCtgactaaaaatattagaacacAAGAAGAAGATATTAGTTCAATcaagaaacaaaaatctttGCAACAATACAATTTATCTATGGGAAAAGATTGTAATCAAAGCATAATTAAAGCACAAACTGTAATTaaagatcaaataaaaaaattatctaaagtTAATACTTcacaaattgcaaaaaaatctCATGTAAGTCATTTACTTTTtaagacaaaaatatttagttcTGATTCCGAAGATTCGGATTCCGAATATTTGACAGAATGACATTgctcatttaataatttattcttagatgacaaaaaaataaattactaaaaagtaattcatattatcatatttttttttataaaataattgtattttgttatttgtcaaattttaaaaacaatttcttccataatataaaatgatgaacTTGTATTGCAATATTGtttacaaaatcaaatattgttgagatataatataagtaaactaatatgcaatataaatttcatgtaTGAGGTgtatattaagtttttttaaatctaaatttaaaacataattctATACCAAATCAATCACTTtttgagagattttttttttataactaagatattaaaatacacataatatataaaaatttatcaataaatatttggataaaagatataatatttgtctcaatataatacaattaaaaattttatatttaaaaagataatttaattttgacaaattttaagtatattagaaaaaaaatgttcatatattttcacataatattataaaaaaattactgattaaaaaatatatttttttacataataagtagaattgataaattttcatttctatttttggcGAATATTTTGGGAAAAATCTAATTGCactaatatgtatatgtaaaaaaattattgttttttgttaatataataagagaCATAATAAAGGacacaatttattaatcttattgttgctttattaattaaatatgaaaaaaatatattaataattgttataaatataaaaaaatatgaaataattctgaATTGACATTTGTACTGCACAAAACAGTAATAAATAcagattcaaattttacaaaaactttTGTTATTGGATTTACATCGAGCATGCATCAAATGTTGTaggatttttttgtatataacatatcataattaaaaagttattaaaaatgaaattcttcttgCTGCAAAGTCCccaattatgttattttttttaaaaccaacaaaataatgatttatatttcttctaatcttctaatttcatgtaaattacattatatttcactttaaaaaaaatctccaaatttgatataaaaagtgATTGTTTTAACATAGATTCatgttgatttatttttatgatattttatcatgatttatattaaaatatgtaataatttgtgtcttttatttaattaaaaataattttttattacaatattagtttaattttattcacatattttttttaacaattgtatatatgtaattatttcataaattagcattatataatttttttataagtttaagttataatatatatgtatatttaatgtataatatatatctaaattttgaaaatacgtactatatcaatttaaattttaaattaaatttttaaattttttaaattgagagagagagaaagacaatATGCTCTGTTGTTTATgtcaaattacaaataaaaaagatgaaatataaagtaatgtatttaatgaaaagaataatataaaaatatcttaaagaacttaaaaaaaagaatatgaaaatagtaataaatcattaaatacaaataatataaaaccataagtgaaattttattggaaaagtactaaaatattttaggatAGAATCATAttgatcaatatataaaatttataatttgtttttttatgtatttgatTCTgaatttatagtaatatatatgtaattgcatataatttttttaaaattttatttactgcttattatattattattatttttttaaatctaaatctttatttttttataattataaatagttttaaatattcactccaaatattttttaatacaattttttatattattaattatgatatttttcataattcatatatatatttatagtacattaattatttatttatatatatttatttataaaaagaatcgcATTTAATAGAaggttaatattaaatctattattaatctttaatatataaattttatttcttgttttacaaataatttattgatatctgtggataatttttttttatatatatatttttattattttttgattttattttcttaaataaaattatcgaattgctACACCCAATATATGTtgttttgaaagaattaaatgaaaaaaatgagatacGTAACCTTTAAGAGTAAATGTATTCCATATAATTTGATCAAAGCcagcatttttaatatatataataaaatcaacatTTAAATGGCAACCACCAAAAAATAATGGCCATATTTTTGTTAGTGATAATACTTTTTGTAACCatcgtataaaaattcctTCATTCTCAGGTATatgttctataaataaatattgaccaTCCTACAACAAATCACAgggaagattaaattattttcaatttatataaaatcaattaataagtataagatgaatgaaatatttaataatgtttaataatgaataataaaattaaaaagttttaatttgatttatatataaataattattattactattatttttgtatatttaacaattttttttatattatacttatttatattcgagaattaaattgaaagatcattaaatttttacttgtcAAAACCtaaattgtcaatttttttaaaaaataaagtaattagcataaatttattttgaaaaataaaaaatatttttatttcaatttgatttttaaaatgatttttcatttatactgAAAAATGAGATAGAaacacgaaaatattttttttttcgaatatacatcaaataatttgaagtaaacggaaacaaaataatattatttttatataaaaaattataatatatatatatatatataaatactttcaaatgtaaaagtttaaaaagattatgttTTAAACTAcctatttacatatataaaaattaaataaaataaaattaaactaataatatttttattagtttattattccATGTGTACAattctgttttatatatatatatatatatatatatatatatatatatatatatatattcaaaattcaagattatagttataaattgttttataactttgtattattcttacaatatatattaattctcttaTAACTCTATAAGCTAGTATAAACTATTTTACATTAGTATAATATAGATGTAAGTTACTATACAATAGatgtaata from Apis mellifera strain DH4 linkage group LG4, Amel_HAv3.1, whole genome shotgun sequence includes the following:
- the LOC113218730 gene encoding myb-like protein D, with the protein product MPSEISEFNDEPVSISYNENVERITGINHKKFGIPVHILKHRQQFWDELFYRYSEQSSDETVLNISSLKPVESESILIDQIYRKEYKPFNIIQYWVNTGYLPYKKLYIDKNTQSDIELSHSNEVCLSSSHKSSSSSVDTATYILSNMNTTNKIETMAIIEGAKHNAIENIENTENTENTEKLQITANNMHEKNNEHTENNNGNDQQYCMLNETHKVLNHVLQEQNIDIEKNISQLQKNVDLNNDDTVDMHDKLINNNLNKNSCIEQNSSNITNSLELQNSIIKRHRKKLYTGRNSPVDLINIRSNNKNTIFQSKRNLHPALDFECTLSKRYKIWKKRKSQFSIYNKYLMNNTQFNTSSLKKQRKRSKLRKTSIKNDETICMNNNTIQKNSKINRQSMKCNIDQSINRVPSINDLTNIKNKFNELINYEEKINVEQHKETNDITKKINLNPIIYLTRLSKDDIEKYKGSGKSKENINSIQLSINNQKHKKLSEMIKLKNLTVCLTRLSTLDIEKYKKSKNVLPKIINSNLNVCLEQLPEIEIQKYKNINNKELSKNDLISRSIQSHNDNINIHKFVQRNTLNCVYSNNDSGTNSYSNINLITEDTNSDQSTVLIYKCSNTSFDLSSSLSVLSETSSQFDFSKTFDSYILKSKERMKSNEKERKNKVFSKKINTTEKSVKNKIGRTSDKNQPNHIVDKNKYNIKNKKLSNINDSCKKSSNINKNIFLNENVHQNINSITLSSNKSEISSESSNIYTSNKKKRPRVVSSDEEDFVHCLKDTQKLKLKHYKMLNQNLNNMNKKTRKNIIKYSNLNTSLNEPELLTKNIRTQEEDISSIKKQKSLQQYNLSMGKDCNQSIIKAQTVIKDQIKKLSKVNTSQIAKKSHVSHLLFKTKIFSSDSEDSDSEYLTE